CGAGAAGGAGCGTGAGCTCCAGAGGCTCAGGGAGCTGAGGGCCTCGCTGGAGCTCAAGCTGGCGGAGGTCAATGAGGCGAAGAGGTATCTTAAATCCGGGGACAGGAAACTCTACCGCCTCCTCTCGGGCCTCCTGGTGGAGGTGAGCGGAGAAGAGGCGAGGGAGCACCTTGAGTCAATAGAGATGGCCTACAGGCGGGAGCTGGAGAGGCTGAAAAGGAGAGAAGAGGAGGTACTCGGGGAGCTCAGGGACCTCAGAGCTCGCCCTTCTTAGCCTTCTCCCCGAGCTCGAAGCCCTTGCGGAGCGCCCTTAAGTTTATCTCCTCGGTGCCCTTTGGAACGGCGTCGAGAACGGCCTTCTCTATCGCCTCCCTGCTCACGACCCCTGTCCAGGCGGTTAGGATTCCGAGGGTCAAGATGTTCATCGTGAGGCTCAGCCCGGTCGTTTCCTCGGCTATTTTGGTGAGCGGAAGCGCTATGACGTTGAGCTTCTTCTCGAACTCCAGGTCGCGGTGCGGGACGAGCTCTTCCTCCACAATGATTCTCGCGCCCTCCTTTACCGTGTGGAGGTACTTGTTGTAGGCCTCCTGGGAGAAGAAAACCGCACAGTCCGGCTTGAGGGTCTTGGGGTAGTCTATGGGCTCGTCGCTTATGACGACCTCCGCCTTGCTCGCTCCACCCCTGGACTCAGGGCCGTAAGCCTGGGTCTGCACCGCGTAGAGGTTCTCGTAGACGGCCGCGGCCCTTCCGAGGATAACGCTCGCCAGGATAACTCCCTGGCCGCCGAAGCCGCTGAAGAGTATCTCCTTCCTCATTCCTCCCACCCC
This Thermococcus cleftensis DNA region includes the following protein-coding sequences:
- a CDS encoding prefoldin subunit, with protein sequence MELVRAYEKERELQRLRELRASLELKLAEVNEAKRYLKSGDRKLYRLLSGLLVEVSGEEAREHLESIEMAYRRELERLKRREEEVLGELRDLRARPS
- a CDS encoding 2-oxoacid:ferredoxin oxidoreductase subunit gamma, with amino-acid sequence MRKEILFSGFGGQGVILASVILGRAAAVYENLYAVQTQAYGPESRGGASKAEVVISDEPIDYPKTLKPDCAVFFSQEAYNKYLHTVKEGARIIVEEELVPHRDLEFEKKLNVIALPLTKIAEETTGLSLTMNILTLGILTAWTGVVSREAIEKAVLDAVPKGTEEINLRALRKGFELGEKAKKGEL